Proteins encoded together in one Hevea brasiliensis isolate MT/VB/25A 57/8 chromosome 16, ASM3005281v1, whole genome shotgun sequence window:
- the LOC110634362 gene encoding LOW QUALITY PROTEIN: vacuolar sorting protein 39 (The sequence of the model RefSeq protein was modified relative to this genomic sequence to represent the inferred CDS: inserted 2 bases in 1 codon) — translation MVHIAYDSFELLSGCPVKIYAIESYCSKLLVGCSDGALRIYVPEPSSERASLSDYHGQAQELRKETYALERTVTGFSKKPLFSLEVLASRELLLSLSESIAFHRLPNLETLAVITKAKGANVYSWDDRRGFLCFARQKRVSIFRHDGGRGFVEVREFGVPDTVKSMSWCGENMCLGIRKEYLILNATNGALTEVFPSGRLAPPLVVSLPSGELLLGKENIGVFVDQNGKLLQAERICWSEAPSVVVIQKPYAVALLPRRVEIRSLQVPYPLIQTIVLQNVRHLIQSNNAVIVALDNSAYGLFPVPLGAQIVQLAASENFEEALALCKLLPPEDSNLRAAKEWSIHIRYAHYLFENGSYEKAMEHFLASRVDIIYVLSLYPSIVLPKTSMLPEPEKLMDMSSDAPYLSRGSSGVSDDTESSPLQLTEFDEHAAHESKKMSHNTLMALIKFLQKKRYSIIEKATAKGTEEVVFDAVGENFGPYDSSRFKKSNKSRGTVSINSGAREMAAILDTALLQALLLTGQSSAALELLRGLNYCDIKICEEILQKQNHYTALLELYKCNSMHREALKLLHQLVEESKSSQAQPDLNSKFKPESIIEYLKPLCGTEPMLXESCPTQTIELFFSGNIPANLVNSYLKQHAPSMQGRYLELMLAMNENGISGNLQNEMVQIYLSEVLEWHTDLSAQQKWDEKVYSPTRKKLLSALESISGYNPEALLKRLPADALYEERAILLGKMNQHELVVSLYVHKLLVPELALSYCDRVYESASQQPSAKSSGNIYLALLQIYLNPRKTINNFEKRITNIVLSRNTSIPKVGSGTSVKAKGGRRAKKIAPIEGAEDMRFSLSSTDTSRSDGDADEFTGEGGSTIMLDEVLDLLSRRWDRINGAQALKLLPEETKLQNLLPFLGPLMRKSSEAYRNLSVIKSLRQSENLQVKDELYNQRKAAVKITSDSMCSLCNKKIGTSVFAVYHNGKTLVHFVCFRDSQSMKAVAKGTPPRKR, via the exons ATGGTGCACATTGCCTACGATTCCTTCGAGCTCCTCAGTGGCTGCCCCGTGAAAATTTATGCTATCGAATCCTACTGCTCAAAGCTTCTTGTCGGCTGCTCCGATGGGGCCCTTCGAATATACGTCCCGGAACCCTCCTCCGAACGAGCTTCACTGTCAGATTATCATGGCCAAGCTCAAGAGCTGCGAAAGGAAACTTATGCACTGGAGAGAACTGTTACGGGGTTTTCAAAGAAGCCTCTCTTTTCATTGGAGGTATTGGCATCAAGAGAGCTACTTTTATCGCTCTCTGAATCAATCGCCTTTCATAGATTACCCAATTTGGAGACTTTAGCTGTGATCACCAAAGCAAAAGGCGCCAATGTGTATTCATGGGATGACAGAAGAGGGTTTTTGTGCTTTGCTAGGCAAAAGCGCGTCAGCATCTTCAGGCACGATG GGGGACGGGGATTTGTGGAGGTAAGGGAATTTGGTGTTCCGGATACGGTGAAGTCCATGTCTTGGTGTGGTGAAAATATGTGTCTAGGGATTAGAAAGGAATACCTGATATTGAATGCCACTAATGGTGCATTGACTGAGGTATTTCCTTCTGGTAGATTAGCCCCTCCTTTAGTGGTCTCTCTCCCTTCTGGGGAGCTTCTTCTTGGAAAG GAAAACATTGGGGTTTTTGTGGACCAAAATGGCAAGCTTCTTCAAGCAGAGAGGATTTGTTGGTCAGAGGCCCCTTCTGTCGTTGTCATTCAGAAACCTTATGCAGTAGCTCTGCTTCCAAGACGTGTTGAG ATTCGGTCTCTCCAAGTTCCATATCCATTGATACAGACCATTGTTCTTCAAAATGTCCGTCATCTTATTCAAAGCAATAATGCAGTAATTGTTGCACTAGACAATTCTGCATATGGGCTCTTCCCTGTTCCTCTTGGTGCACAG ATTGTACAGTTAGCAGCATCTGAGAATTTTGAGGAAGCCTTGGCCTTATGCAAGCTGCTTCCACCCGAAGATTCAAACCTCCGAGCAGCAAAGGAGTGGTCAATTCATATAAG ATATGCCCACTATCTTTTTGAGAATGGGAGCTATGAGAAGGCCATGGAACACTTTCTAGCATCCCGAGTGGATATCATCTATGTCCTTTCTTTGTATCCATCTATTGTTCTTCCCAAGACATCTATGCTTCCTGAACCAGAAAAGCTGATGGACATGTCTTCAGATGCTCCATATCTCTCAAGAGGCTCGTCTGGAGTGTCAGATGATACGGAATCCTCCCCTCTGCAGTTAACTGAATTTGATGAGCATGCAGCCCATGAATCCAAGAAAATGAGCCATAATACTCTCATGGCTCTCATTAAGTTCTTGCAGAAAAAGAGATATAGTATAATTGAAAAGGCCACTGCTAAGGGAACAGAAGAAGTTGTTTTTGATGCTGTTGGAGAGAATTTTGGACCATATGATTCTAGTAGGTTTAAGAAATCCAACAAG AGCCGTGGTACAGTTTCCATTAACTCAGGTGCCAGGGAAATGGCAGCAATACTTGATACGGCACTACTCCAAGCTCTTCTTCTTACTGGACAGTCTTCAGCAGCTTTAGAATTACTTAGAGGTCTTAACTACTGTGACATAAAGATATGTGAGGAGATTCTTCAAAAACAGAATCATTATACTGCTTTATTGGAACTTTATAAGTGCAACTCCATGCACCGAGAAGCTCTTAAGCTCTTGCATCAATTAGTTGAAGAGTCAAAATCAAGCCAAGCACAACCTGACCTTAACTCAAAGTTCAAACCTGAATCAATTATTGAATATCTTAAG CCTCTCTGTGGGACAGAACCCATGCT TGAAAGCTGTCCAACACAAACTATTGAGCTCTTCTTTTCGGGGAATATTCCTGCAAACTTGGTCAACTCTTATCTGAAGCAGCATGCGCCGAGCATGCAGGGCAGATATTTAGAACTTATGCTTGCAATGAATGAAAACGGGATCTCTGGAAACCTGCAGAATGAAATG GTACAAATCTATCTCTCGGAAGTACTTGAATGGCACACAGACCTGAGTGCTCAGCAGAAATGGGATGAGAAGGTTTATTCCCCAACAAGGAAAAAATTATTGTCTGCTTTGGAGAGTATCTCAGGGTATAACCCAGAAGCTTTGTTGAAACGGCTACCAGCAGATGCATTATATGAAGAGCGTGCAATTTTATTGGGGAAAATGAACCAACATGAGCTTGTCGTATCTCTTTATGTTCATAAG CTTCTTGTCCCTGAACTTGCATTATCCTATTGTGATCGGGTTTATGAGTCTGCATCTCAGCAACCATCTGCAAAATCTTCTGGCAATATATACCTTGCTCTTCTGCAAATTTATCTGAATCCACGGAAGACAATTAATAACTTTGAGAAGCGAATTACCAATATAGTGTTGTCTCGGAATACAAGTATTCCAAAGGTTGGTTCTGGTACTTCAGTTAAAGCAAAGGGAGGTCGCAGGGCTAAGAAAATTGCACCAATAGAGGGTGCAGAGGACATGCGTTTTAGTCTTAGTAGCACTGACACTAGTAGAAGTGATGGTGATGCAGATGAATTTACTGGGGAAGGAGGTTCAACGATCATGCTTGATGAGGTCCTTGACCTTTTGAGCAGAAGGTGGGACAGAATCAATGGAGCTCAGGCACTTAAACTTTTACCAGAGGAAACAAAATTGCAG AATTTGCTTCCTTTTCTTGGACCTCTTATGAGAAAATCCAGTGAAGCATACCGGAATCTCTCAGTTATCAAGAGTTTGAGGCAGAGTGAGAACCTGCAG